Proteins from a genomic interval of Arachis hypogaea cultivar Tifrunner chromosome 10, arahy.Tifrunner.gnm2.J5K5, whole genome shotgun sequence:
- the LOC112715606 gene encoding filament-like plant protein 7, with protein MNNKPWLWRKKSMEKTIFAMDKGVSPPGTNEEEVNKQPTDIKPGLERSPESLDKKLATVLLDYHAGDDPSMERNHRPQQEIRDMEGAEQVESANDSDKRSPAETVTSTNATCHEPFQQPSYIQEQEQIQKELEEKLRESSKRVAELTAENAHLANALLVKEKSIEDLLQCKQQAEAEFTTLMARLDATQKENIFLRYDFHVLENELEIRKEEINYSRQYADESHKQYLISSENVSKLEAECQRLRTLLHKSSPGPANLVNTKNEARKTRRETDMRRKKPNPTRDLVCKNNDIRNSTKVPEKSIGLVFKRLQDLDEENKALKRILTQRNTELDSSRIMYAETASRLSQAEILLRKFSENQKSMELAKYYPTSNELSLISKFDVASDDGAISTGSWANALISELEHLRTAEGEWHKNMSFFMDDFVEMEKQAIVSVDSPKRGYCSDTSGRELVPVEQDISFTEGKQQNQFKHPSERSFDWLQVVSNAILEERRLSKRSLDELFDDIKIAFGCMNHPTTCKPDNSFSGSGEAKSSKQCDSHLRKSIHKIIKLIEGIAPESFICNNSSDCLEDNSHSNISHSPTSKEYFVHVFQWKVSDLNPLLHQLVHTCKDLLTGTANSEIFFEEVAFALEWSINNCATSTNASIARDKIRRHFGSLLSKNKTGNQRDCDDKQSFRSTSGAYSDDQGVCLNTQKNQFDPIEENRKLKEDLRCTISAKKDVEAKLTEANQNLTKQCQEAHNSIKGLESEMATLRESKGIIEDQIEKQKMINEDLDTQLTIAQAKLNDFCQKFSSLEVELEDKKNSCEELEATCLELQLQLESIAKKDAPIYGRCDAEKIYRTGWEITTASSKLAECQETILNLGKQLKALASSNETAPFDRVVSATSTTMDNPTQTKNLVKRSSLLNQMQAEDDAMAEIHDPFQVGGSECSKDANKPPVLQSEEDSAMHGPEVIANASQPTVTSEQNDRSTAATGSLAIVPSKKQGSLGFLKKLLLRQKKGKVKGTKILVK; from the exons ATGAACAACAAACCATGGCTTTGGAGGAAAAAATCTATGGAGAAGACAATCTTTGCAATGGACAAAGGTGTAAGCCCTCCTGGAACCAATGAAGAAGAG GTAAATAAACAGCCAACagatataaaacctggattggaAAGATCACCGGAAAGTCTAGACAAGAAGTTGGCAACAGTTCTCCTTGATTACCACGCTGGAGACGATCCTTCCATGGAACGCAACCATAGGCCCCAACAAGAAATTAGAG ACATGGAAGGGGCAGAACAAGTCGAATCTGCCAATGATTCAGATAAAAGATCACCTGCTGAAACCGTAACTTCAACCAATGCAACATGCCATGAACCTTTTCAGCAACCAAGTTATATTCAAGAACAAGAGCAGATTCAGAAAGAACTGGAAGAGAAGTTGAGAGAATCAAGTAAAAGGGTAGCCGAGTTAACTGCTGAGAATGCTCATCTAGCTAATGCCTTACTAGTCAAAGAAAAATCTATTGAGGACTTGCTTCAATGCAAACAACAAGCAGAAGCAGAGTTTACTACCTTGATGGCAAGGTTAGATGCAACTCAGAAGGAAAATATTTTCCTCAGATATGACTTTCACGTGCTGGAAAACGAACTTGAGATCAGGAAGGAGGAGATCAACTATAGTCGTCAGTATGCAGATGAATCGCATAAACAATATCTTATAAGTTCTGAGAATGTCTCGAAGTTGGAAGCCGAGTGCCAGAGACTCCGCACACTGCTGCATAAAAGCTCACCTGGTCCTGCTAATTTAGTGAATACGAAAAATGAAGCCAGAAAGACGAGGAGGGAGACAGATATGAGAAGAAAAAAGCCTAATCCTACCAGAGATTTGGTTTGCAAGAACAATGATATTAGAAACTCTACCAAAGTACCCGAGAAGAGCATCGGCTTGGTGTTCAAACGGTTACAAGATCTGGATGAGGAAAACAAGGCTCTGAAAAGAATTTTAACCCAGAGAAATACTGAACTAGATTCATCAAGAATCATGTATGCTGAAACAGCTTCCAGATTATCACAGGCTGAGATTTTGCTCAGGAAGTTTTCTGAGAATCAGAAGTCCATGGAGCTAGCAAAGTATTATCCCACATCAAATGAACTTTCTTTAATATCGAAATTTGATGTTGCTAGTGATGATGGAGCGATCTCTACTGGATCCTGGGCAAATGCTCTTATTTCAGAACTTGAGCATTTGAGAACTGCAGAGGGTGAATGGCATAAGAACATGAGtttcttcatggatgactttgtTGAGATGGAGAAACAAGCCATAGTTTCGGTTGATTCTCCTAAAAGAGGATACTGCTCTGATACAAGTGGGAGGGAACTGGTGCCAGTTGAACAAGATATTAGCTTCACTGAAGGGAAACAGCAGAATCAATTCAAACATCCATCTGAAAGATCATTTGATTGGCTACAAGTTGTTTCGAATGCAATCTTGGAAGAGAGACGCTTATCAAAACGAAGCCTTGATGAGCTGTTTGATGACATAAAAATTGCTTTTGGTTGCATGAATCACCCAACAACCTGTAAACCTGATAACAGTTTCAGTGGTTCTGGCGAAGCAAAAAGTTCCAAACAATGTGACTCTCATTTGAGAAagtcaatacataaaattatcaAGCTCATTGAAGGAATCGCTCCCGAATCATTCATCTGTAATAACTCTTCAGATTGCTTGGAGGATAACTCGCATTCTAACATATCTCATTCACCAACATCTAAAGAATACTTTGTTCATGTTTTCCAATGGAAGGTTTCAGACTTGAATCCTCTTCTGCATCAACTTGTTCATACCTGCAAAGATTTGCTAACAGGGACAGCAAATTCGGAAATTTTTTTTGAGGAGGTAGCATTTGCTTTGGAGTGGAGCATCAATAACTGTGCCACCTCCACAAATGCTTCAATTGCAAGAGATAAGATCAGGAGGCATTTTGGCTCTCTTCTGTCCAAAAATAAGACCGGGAATCAAAGAGATTGTGATGATAAACAGTCTTTTCGCTCCACCTCAGGTGCGTATTCAGATGATCAAGGTGTATGCCTCAACACACAGAAAAATCAGTTTGACCCCATTGAAGAAAATAGGAAGTTGAAAGAGGATCTGAGATGCACAATATCTGCAAAGAAGGACGTGGAAGCCAAGCTGACCGAGGCGAATCAAAACTTGACAAAACAGTGTCAAGAAGCACATAATAGTATCAAAGGTTTAGAATCAGAAATGGCAACACTCAGAGAATCCAAAGGAATAATTGAAGATCAGATTGAAAAACAGAAGATGATAAATGAAGATCTTGACACCCAGCTTACCATAGCTCAAGCCAAGTTAAATGATTTCTGTCAAAAGTTCTCATCCTTAGAAGTCGAATTGGAGGATAAAAAGAACTCCTGTGAAGAATTAGAAGCAACTTGTCTTGAGCTTCAGCTCCAGCTGGAAAG cATTGCGAAGAAAGATGCTCCAATATATGGTAGATGTGATGCGGAAAAGATATATCGAACT GGCTGGGAGATCACAACAGCTTCATCAAAGTTGGCGGAGTGCCAAGAAACCATCCTCAACCTTGGGAAACAACTCAAGGCACTTGCTTCGTCTAATGAAACAGCACCTTTTGACAGGGTAGTCTCTGCGACTAGTACTACTATGGACAATCCTACTCAAACGAAGAACCTGGTCAAACGATCTTCTCTACTCAATCAAATGCAAGCTGAGGATGATGCTATGGCAGAGATCCATGATCCTTTTCAAGTTGGAGGGAGTGAATGCAGTAAAGATGCAAATAAGCCACCCGTTCTTCAATCCGAAGAGGATAGTGCTATGCATGGTCCAGAAGTCATAGCTAATGCTTCACAACCAACTGTTACCTCAGAGCAAAATGATAGAAGCACTGCTGCTACAGGGTCTCTGGCAATTGTACCGAGTAAAAAACAAGGAAGCCTTGGTTTTCTGAAGAAGCTACTATTAAGACAAAAGAAAGGGAAAGTTAAAGGCACTAAGATATTGGTAAAATGA
- the LOC112715607 gene encoding small ribosomal subunit protein uS9, protein MAAQPLEQVQCFGRKKTAVAVTYCKRGRGLIKINGCPIEVVEPEILRFKAFEPILLLGRSRFAGVDMRIRVKGGGHTSQIYAIRQSIAKALVAFYQKYVDEQSKKEIKDILVRYDRTLLVADPRRCEPKKFGGRGARARFQKSYR, encoded by the coding sequence ATGGCGGCGCAGCCTCTCGAGCAGGTCCAATGCTTCGGTCGCAAGAAAACGGCGGTTGCGGTTACCTACTGCAAGCGCGGCCGCGGGCTCATCAAGATCAATGGCTGCCCAATCGAGGTTGTTGAGCCTGAGATCCTACGGTTCAAGGCCTTCGAGCCGATTCTTCTGTTAGGGCGGAGCCGCTTCGCCGGCGTCGACATGCGCATCCGCGTCAAGGGCGGTGGACACACTTCTCAGATCTACGCCATAAGGCAGAGCATAGCGAAGGCGCTGGTTGCGTTCTACCAGAAGTACGTTGATGAACAGAGCAAGAAGGAGATCAAGGACATTCTCGTCAGGTACGATAGGACCTTACTTGTTGCTGATCCAAGGCGCTGTGAGCCTAAGAAGTTCGGTGGTCGTGGCGCTCGCGCGAGGTTCCAGAAATCTTACCGTTAG